A genomic window from Pecten maximus chromosome 2, xPecMax1.1, whole genome shotgun sequence includes:
- the LOC117320861 gene encoding tripartite motif-containing protein 45-like: MEERKKSMDFIDECVAELRLDDDVTHESGQVTADTAVKMTEGSKINSTKVDDSPETNDNVCGVDGEEVITKTVKSAITLTLSPVTKQSSEKINPTGNPKNTSSCYTMVTNHTGSDRRTENGHLETVCLREEVTLAGDVDTACPVCGDSYKDPRVLPCLHSACLHCIYTLRSPDGPGEQLLLHCPVCAENVEAFTDIDNLPPNTLVSVKTKSVKGIKGEIRKLVLCGFCCEEERAVAVVTCVDCASDLCQLCSDSHKRQRRTKHHRLVGISTTGITERQADDSSGTSYDVMTLHQLVQDANHKRDYIQKCIDDIPSTRKELHDNAHTITKEIDTFIDSFVSAVELHRKSLLKQVGNILKSKETKLQLHEENLCRLLSSFENGCSIADDLSVYGTEGEIAALETTVSLRLNKLMDISSKECIPVETTFTFCPEIKAEVFDNFQMFGSVRGSQVCPNKCHVTTQDLTAAQVDIPTTVALTMRDIEDTPFPDPPGLCAWVRCGMNGQRRLAVTMRGRSDATYDLTFTPQHPGPHQLFVKVNKQDILGSPFKFDVKSKWREHSGTWHCCSFCSSAGKMDVSCGCGSIVRGSRGCWHAHPGYPGGPHWTCCGKMSRPSECIYAITKNDTNVLEVTL; this comes from the exons GACAGCCCGGAGACTAATGATAACGTGTGCGGTGTAGATGGTGAGGAGGTGATCACTAAAACAGTAAAGAGTGCTATTACGTTAACATTGTCACCTGTCACAAAACAGTCGAGTGAGAAAATCAATCCAACTGGGAATCCAAAGAACACATCCTCGTGTTATACCATGGTTACAAATCATACTGGTTCCGATCGACGTACTGAGAATGGGCACCTTGAAACTGTGTGTCTACGGGAGGAAGTAACGCTGGCTGGTGATGTGGACACTGCATGTCCCGTATGTGGGGACAGTTACAAGGACCCACGGGTACTACCCTGCCTCCACTCGGcctgtctacactgtatatataccctACGTAGTCCCGATGGCCCAGGGGAACAGCTTCTGTTACACTGTCCTGTATGTGCGGAAAACGTGGAAGCgtttacagacattgataactTACCACCTAACACGCTGGTATCTGTTAAAACTAAAAGTGTTAAAGGGATAAAAGGGGAAATTCGTAAACTGGTGTTATGTGGATTTTGTTGCGAGGAGGAGCGCGCAGTTGCCGTGGTTACGTGTGTCGACTGCGCGAGTGACTTGTGTCAGCTTTGCTCCGATTCTCACAAACGTCAGAGGAGAACGAAGCATCACCGTTTGGTGGGTATATCTACCACGGGAATTACAGAACGCCAAGCAGACGACAGTTCAGGCACTTCATATGACGTCATGACATTACACCAACTCGTGCAAGATGCCAATCATAAAAGAGACTATATCCAAAAATGTATTGACGATATTCCGTCAACAAGAAAAGAACTTCACGACAATGCGCATACAATTACCAAAGAGATAGACACGTTTATAGATTCTTTCGTCAGTGCTGTGGAACTTCACCGGAAGTCCCTGTTAAAACAAGTCGGTAATATTCTAAAGTCAAAAGAGACGAAGTTACAACTACACGAGGAGAATCTGTGTCGGTTGCTTAGCAGCTTTGAGAATGGCTGCAGCATCGCGGACGATTTGTCTGTGTACGGTACCGAAGGTGAAATTGCCGCATTGGAGACAACTGTATCACTGAGATTAAACAAGCTGATGGACATTTCGTCCAAGGAGTGCATTCCCGTGGAAACAACATTTACGTTTTGTCCAGAAATAAAAGCAGAAGTTTTTGATAACTTCCAAATGTTTGGAAGTGTTCGGGGATCACAAGTGTGTCCCAATAAATGCCACGTGACCACGCAAG actTAACTGCCGCTCAAGTCGACATTCCCACCACTGTGGCCTTAACAATGCGGGATATAGAGGACACACCTTTCCCCGACCCCCCGGGACTCTGTGCTTGGGTGAGATGTGGTATGAACGGACAAAG ACGTCTTGCCGTAACAATGAGAGGACGCAGTGACGCCACCTATGACCTGACCTTTACTCCCCAACATCCGGGTCCACATCAACTGTTTGTCAAAGTCAACAAACAAGACATACTG GGTAGTCCATTCAAATTTGACGTGAAATCAAAATGGCGGGAACATTCGGGTACTTGGCATTGCTGCTCGTTCTGCTCCTCAGCAGGGAAGATGGACGTCTCGTGTGGATGTGGATCGATCGTCAGAG GGTCCCGAGGATGTTGGCATGCACATCCTGGATATCCCGGAGGGCCGCACTGGACGTGTTGTGGTAAAATGTCGAGACCATCCGAGTGTATTTATGCAATAACTAAAAACGACACAAATGTGCTGGAAGTAACTTTGTAG